Proteins from a single region of Ziziphus jujuba cultivar Dongzao chromosome 1, ASM3175591v1:
- the LOC112490723 gene encoding E3 ubiquitin-protein ligase RSL1 — MEGERSASSGVVDEFYFTALFDDNELFPISDEKYAEQLQIQEALVSSAISLKTSTTSGSAAPDRSKNAKCMETGQSSSSSSHGQDSSPPELCLICMDAKPGGEMLRITSCSHSFCNDCVAKYVATKIQDNILKVECPDLKCNGVLEPESCSSIVPKEVFERWENLLSESLILGAEKFYCPFKDCSAVLLDDGKEAVTMSECPNCHRLFCAQCKVSWHGGIECREFQKPGQDEREREDILVMELAKANEWRRCPCCKFYVEKRSGCMHITCR, encoded by the coding sequence ATGGAAGGAGAACGATCGGCAAGTTCTGGTGTGGTTGATGAATTTTACTTCACAGCACTCTTTGATGATAATGAGTTATTCCCAATCTCAGACGAGAAATATGCAGAACAGCTTCAGATCCAAGAGGCCCTCGTGTCCTCAGCAATCTCTTTAAAAACTTCAACAACAAGTGGATCAGCAGCCCCGGATAGATCAAAGAACGCTAAATGCATGGAAACTGGtcaatcatcatcttcttcctctcATGGACAAGATTCTTCTCCTCCTGAGTTGTGTTTGATATGCATGGATGCAAAACCTGGTGGAGAAATGTTGAGAATTACCAGCTGTTCTCATTCATTTTGCAACGATTGCGTTGCCAAATACGTAGCAACAAAGATTCAGGACAATATATTAAAGGTAGAGTGTCCTGATCTCAAATGTAACGGTGTGTTGGAGCCGGAATCTTGTAGCTCCATTGTTCCTAAAGAAGTGTTTGAGAGGTGGGAAAATTTGCTTAGCGAATCTTTGATTCTTGGTGCTGAGAAGTTTTACTGTCCCTTTAAGGATTGCTCTGCTGTGTTGCTGGATGATGGTAAGGAGGCTGTGACTATGTCTGAGTGTCCCAATTGCCATAGATTGTTCTGTGCTCAGTGTAAGGTTTCATGGCATGGTGGAATCGAATGTAGGGAGTTTCAAAAACCAGGCCAGgacgaaagagagagagaagatatcTTGGTCATGGAGCTTGCCAAGGCTAACGAATGGAGAAGATGTCCCTGTTGCAAATTCTATGTGGAAAAGAGGTCTGGTTGTATGCACATTACATGCAGGTAA
- the LOC107435273 gene encoding GDSL esterase/lipase 1 isoform X2 produces the protein MVLAKTSSKTLLSFGEKNPTSLFIFGDSLYDAGNNNYFLTPLRVNHWPYGETYFHFPTGRTSNGRLIPDFIAEYAKLPLIPPCLQPGISYNYGVNFASLGAGALQETNKGSVISLNIQLSYFKNVEKNLRHKLGGEEAKRFLSKAVYIFSIGTNDYNSKTTPIPFHSQEEYVGMVIGNLTNVIKGIYNKGGRKFGILNLVAKGCFPVARALRSAGSEGSCMDEFSTARKLHNTALSKVLVELERQLKGFKYSETDFYTAFSERINNPSKYGFKEAKTACCGSGPYRGLGGCGGNNKYELCDTPDDYLFFDPAHPSEKANEQFAKLMWSGNSPLIWPYNLKTLFELQTQ, from the exons ATGGTTTTAGCAAAAACCAGTAGCAAGACCCTATTAAG CTTTGGTGAAAAAAATCCAACCAGCTTGTTCATCTTCGGTGATTCACTGTATGATGCTGGAAACAACAACTACTTTCTCACTCCTTTACGAGTAAACCACTGGCCTTATGGAGAAACCTATTTTCATTTCCCCACTGGTAGAACTTCCAATGGCCGTTTGATTCCTGACTTTATTG CTGAGTATGCAAAATTGCCATTGATTCCACCATGTTTGCAACCTGGAATCAGCTACAATTATGGTGTGAACTTTGCATCGTTAGGGGCTGGTGCTCTGCAGGAAACCAATAAGGGCTCT GTGATATCCCTCAATATTCAGCTAAGTTATTTCAAGAACGTGGAAAAGAATTTGAGGCACAAACTAGGTGGTGAAGAAGCCAAGAGATTTCTGTCCAAAGCTGTTTACATATTTAGCATCGGTACCAACGACTACAATTCAAAAACCACTCCAATTCCATTCCACTCTCAAGAAGAATATGTCGGCATGGTGATAGGAAATTTGACAAATGTTATCAAA ggAATATACAATAAAGGAGGAAGGAAATTTGGGATTCTAAACCTGGTTGCTAAAGGTTGTTTTCCAGTTGCCAGAGCACTTAGATCTGCAGGAAGTGAAGGTTCCTGCATGGATGAATTCTCAACAGCCCGGAAACTACATAATACAGCACTTTCCAAAGTCCTTGTGGAGCTGGAAAGGCAGCTCAAAGGTTTCAAATATTCGGAGACTGATTTCTATACTGCTTTCAGTGAAAGAATTAATAACCCATCAAAATATG GTTTCAAGGAAGCAAAGACAGCATGTTGTGGCTCTGGTCCATACAGAGGACTTGGAGGGTGTGGAGGGAATAACAAGTATGAATTATGTGATACTCCTGATGATTATCTGTTCTTTGACCCTGCTCATCCCTCTGAGAAGGCCAACGAGCAATTTGCGAAGCTGATGTGGAGTGGAAACTCTCCTCTCATTTGGCCTTACAATCTTAAGACACTATTTGAACTTCAAACACAATGA
- the LOC107435273 gene encoding GDSL esterase/lipase 1 isoform X3: MKTKNSFGEKNPTSLFIFGDSLYDAGNNNYFLTPLRVNHWPYGETYFHFPTGRTSNGRLIPDFIAEYAKLPLIPPCLQPGISYNYGVNFASLGAGALQETNKGSVISLNIQLSYFKNVEKNLRHKLGGEEAKRFLSKAVYIFSIGTNDYNSKTTPIPFHSQEEYVGMVIGNLTNVIKGIYNKGGRKFGILNLVAKGCFPVARALRSAGSEGSCMDEFSTARKLHNTALSKVLVELERQLKGFKYSETDFYTAFSERINNPSKYGFKEAKTACCGSGPYRGLGGCGGNNKYELCDTPDDYLFFDPAHPSEKANEQFAKLMWSGNSPLIWPYNLKTLFELQTQ; encoded by the exons ATGAAGACAAAAAATAG CTTTGGTGAAAAAAATCCAACCAGCTTGTTCATCTTCGGTGATTCACTGTATGATGCTGGAAACAACAACTACTTTCTCACTCCTTTACGAGTAAACCACTGGCCTTATGGAGAAACCTATTTTCATTTCCCCACTGGTAGAACTTCCAATGGCCGTTTGATTCCTGACTTTATTG CTGAGTATGCAAAATTGCCATTGATTCCACCATGTTTGCAACCTGGAATCAGCTACAATTATGGTGTGAACTTTGCATCGTTAGGGGCTGGTGCTCTGCAGGAAACCAATAAGGGCTCT GTGATATCCCTCAATATTCAGCTAAGTTATTTCAAGAACGTGGAAAAGAATTTGAGGCACAAACTAGGTGGTGAAGAAGCCAAGAGATTTCTGTCCAAAGCTGTTTACATATTTAGCATCGGTACCAACGACTACAATTCAAAAACCACTCCAATTCCATTCCACTCTCAAGAAGAATATGTCGGCATGGTGATAGGAAATTTGACAAATGTTATCAAA ggAATATACAATAAAGGAGGAAGGAAATTTGGGATTCTAAACCTGGTTGCTAAAGGTTGTTTTCCAGTTGCCAGAGCACTTAGATCTGCAGGAAGTGAAGGTTCCTGCATGGATGAATTCTCAACAGCCCGGAAACTACATAATACAGCACTTTCCAAAGTCCTTGTGGAGCTGGAAAGGCAGCTCAAAGGTTTCAAATATTCGGAGACTGATTTCTATACTGCTTTCAGTGAAAGAATTAATAACCCATCAAAATATG GTTTCAAGGAAGCAAAGACAGCATGTTGTGGCTCTGGTCCATACAGAGGACTTGGAGGGTGTGGAGGGAATAACAAGTATGAATTATGTGATACTCCTGATGATTATCTGTTCTTTGACCCTGCTCATCCCTCTGAGAAGGCCAACGAGCAATTTGCGAAGCTGATGTGGAGTGGAAACTCTCCTCTCATTTGGCCTTACAATCTTAAGACACTATTTGAACTTCAAACACAATGA
- the LOC107435273 gene encoding GDSL esterase/lipase 1 isoform X1, whose protein sequence is MATTWFYIYFLALISPILLIILNLPSSFGEKNPTSLFIFGDSLYDAGNNNYFLTPLRVNHWPYGETYFHFPTGRTSNGRLIPDFIAEYAKLPLIPPCLQPGISYNYGVNFASLGAGALQETNKGSVISLNIQLSYFKNVEKNLRHKLGGEEAKRFLSKAVYIFSIGTNDYNSKTTPIPFHSQEEYVGMVIGNLTNVIKGIYNKGGRKFGILNLVAKGCFPVARALRSAGSEGSCMDEFSTARKLHNTALSKVLVELERQLKGFKYSETDFYTAFSERINNPSKYGFKEAKTACCGSGPYRGLGGCGGNNKYELCDTPDDYLFFDPAHPSEKANEQFAKLMWSGNSPLIWPYNLKTLFELQTQ, encoded by the exons ATGGCAACAACATGGTTTTACATCTACTTCTTGGCTTTAATTTCTCCAATATTACTGATCATTCTCAACCTTCCAAGCAGCTTTGGTGAAAAAAATCCAACCAGCTTGTTCATCTTCGGTGATTCACTGTATGATGCTGGAAACAACAACTACTTTCTCACTCCTTTACGAGTAAACCACTGGCCTTATGGAGAAACCTATTTTCATTTCCCCACTGGTAGAACTTCCAATGGCCGTTTGATTCCTGACTTTATTG CTGAGTATGCAAAATTGCCATTGATTCCACCATGTTTGCAACCTGGAATCAGCTACAATTATGGTGTGAACTTTGCATCGTTAGGGGCTGGTGCTCTGCAGGAAACCAATAAGGGCTCT GTGATATCCCTCAATATTCAGCTAAGTTATTTCAAGAACGTGGAAAAGAATTTGAGGCACAAACTAGGTGGTGAAGAAGCCAAGAGATTTCTGTCCAAAGCTGTTTACATATTTAGCATCGGTACCAACGACTACAATTCAAAAACCACTCCAATTCCATTCCACTCTCAAGAAGAATATGTCGGCATGGTGATAGGAAATTTGACAAATGTTATCAAA ggAATATACAATAAAGGAGGAAGGAAATTTGGGATTCTAAACCTGGTTGCTAAAGGTTGTTTTCCAGTTGCCAGAGCACTTAGATCTGCAGGAAGTGAAGGTTCCTGCATGGATGAATTCTCAACAGCCCGGAAACTACATAATACAGCACTTTCCAAAGTCCTTGTGGAGCTGGAAAGGCAGCTCAAAGGTTTCAAATATTCGGAGACTGATTTCTATACTGCTTTCAGTGAAAGAATTAATAACCCATCAAAATATG GTTTCAAGGAAGCAAAGACAGCATGTTGTGGCTCTGGTCCATACAGAGGACTTGGAGGGTGTGGAGGGAATAACAAGTATGAATTATGTGATACTCCTGATGATTATCTGTTCTTTGACCCTGCTCATCCCTCTGAGAAGGCCAACGAGCAATTTGCGAAGCTGATGTGGAGTGGAAACTCTCCTCTCATTTGGCCTTACAATCTTAAGACACTATTTGAACTTCAAACACAATGA